The Geobacillus genomosp. 3 genome segment TTGCCGAGCATATTGCACTTTTTGATCAACAGCTTTTGGATGAGCGGCACTTCCTCAGCCGGAATTTCAACCCCCAAATCACCGCGCGCCACCATGAGGCCGTCGGCGGCTTCTAAAATTTCGTCAATGTTGGCGACGCCCTCTTCGTTTTCAATTTTGGCGATAATTTGGATATGAAGGGCATCGTGCGTCTCAAGCAGCTCACGGATTTCCAGCACATCGGACGCCCGGCGCACGAACGAAGCGGCGATAAAGTCGATCCCTTGGCGAATGCCAAACAAAATATCAGCGCGGTCTTTCTCGGTGATGCCCGGCAAGTTGACGCGCACGCCCGGGACGTTGACCCCTTTTTTGTTTTTCAGCACGCCGCCGTTTAAAACGGTTGTAACGATTTCTCCCGCTTGCTTGTCGACCGCATTGACCTCGAGACCGATGAGCCCGTCATCGAGCAAAATTTTCGCGCCGACGGACACGTCGTCGACCAATCCTGGGTAGGTGACGGAAATTTTTTCCGGCGTGCCAAGCACTTCGCTCATCGAAATGACGAGCTTCGTTCCTTCCTTCAGTTCGATGGCGCCGTTTTCCATGTTGTGCGTCCGGATTTCCGGACCTTTCGTATCGAGCAAAATGGCGACCGTTTTGCCCGTCTGGCGTGCCGCCTCACGAATGTTGGCGATGCGCCGTCCGTGTTCCTCATGATCGCCGTGCGAAAAGTTCAGGCGCGCCACGTTCATTCCTGCTTCGATCAGTTGCACGAGCTTGTCCGTGCTTTCGCTTGCCGGCCCAATTGTACAGACGATTTTCGTTTTCCGCTTCATCGTTTCTTCTTCCTTTCCCCTCGGGAATTAGATGGACAGTTCTTTCGACAATAAGTACATCCGCTGATCGATCGTATGTTGTTTCGCTAACGCTTCGGCAATGTCATGGTCGACGAGCTGGTTGTTTTGAATGCCGACACAGCGGCCTCCTTTTCCTTCTAAAAGCAACTCCACCGCACGGGCGCCGAGGCGGCTCGCCAGCACGCGGTCAAACGCCGTCGGCGACCCGCCGCGCTGCACGTGGCCCAGCACCGTCACGCGCGTCTCAAAGCCGGTCGCTTCTTGGATTTGCCGGCCGAAGTCGACGCCGCTGCCGACCCCTTCCGCCACGATGATGATGCTATGTTTTTTGCCGCGCTCATGGCCGCGCTTCAGGCGGGCGATGACGTCGTTCATGTCGTAATCGGCTTCCGGAATTAAAATCGTTTCCGCCCCGCCGGCCAGCCCGGACCATAAGGCGATGTCGCCGGCATGGCGGCCCATGACTTCAATGACGTACGTCCGTTCATGCGACGTTGCTGTATCGCGGATTTTGTCGATGGCATCAATGACTGTATTGAGCGCGGTGTCAAACCCGATCGTAAAATCAGTGCCCGGAATGTCGTTGTCGATCGTGCCCGGTACGCCGACGCATGGAAAACCGTGCTCCGTCAATTTTTTCGCTCCTTGATACGACCCGTCGCCGCCGATGACGACGAGCCCTTCAATGCCGTGCTTTTTTAATTGTTCAATCCCTTTTTTCTGCCCTTCTTCTGTTTTAAACTCCGGACAGCGGGCTGTATATAGCATCGTACCGCCGCGGTGAATAATATCGCCGACATCGCCGACTTCCAGTTTTTTAATGTTGCCGGCGATCAGCCCGGCATAGCCGTGGTAGACGCCATACACTTCTACGCCGTGGTAAATCGCCTTGCGGACGACAGCGCGAATGGCCGCGTTCATCCCCGGCGAGTCGCCGCCGCTTGTCAAGACACCAATCCGTTTCATTGTTTCCACCTCATTCACGTCAAATTCAACACGTCCGACCTCATACGTCTGTCGCTCTTGAACATTCCTAATGTACCATGAACAACTAAGGAACACAACAGCGATGCCCTGTTGAAACGGTTTACATGAACACAATTTTTTCATGGACAGAACAAAGCTGCCCCGAAAGTCGAGACAGCTTTTTCCTTATCTTGCCCGAATCGTTTCTTGTAAACACGATACTTGGCCCATTTGTTTAAATTTTTCGTAGCGCTGCCGAACGAGTGCCTCGCCATCAAGCGCCAACAGCTGCTTAAGCGAGGCGCGCAGCACGCGGTCAATTTCGTTCGCCTGCTCGTCGGCGTTGCGGTGGGCGCCTCCTTTCACTTCCGGAATAATTTCATCAATGACACCGAGCGCTTTTAAATCATGGGCGGTAATTTTCATCGTTTCCGCCGCCCGCTGCGCCAATGACGCATCCTTCCATAAAATAGCCGCCGCTCCTTCTGGTGAGATGACCGAGTATGTGGAGTTTTCGAGCATATGAATATGGTTGCCGACGCCGAGCGCCAACGCCCCGCCGCTCCCACCTTCGCCGATGACGATGCAGACGACCGGCACGGTGAGCCCGGCCATTTCAAACAAGTTGCGGGCGATCGCTTCACTTTGCCCGCGCTCTTCGGCCGCTTTGCCCGGATACGCCCCTTTTGTATCAATGAAGCAAATGACCGGTCGGGAAAACTTTTCCGCCTGCTTCATCAAGCGGAGCGCTTTCCGGTAGCCTTCCGGATGCGGCATGCCGAAGTTGCGGCGCAAGTTCTCTTTCGTATCTTTGCCGCGCTGGTGGCCGATGACGGTCACCGGCAGCCCATCATATTCCGCGATGCCGCCGACGATCGCCTCATCGTCGCCAAAGCAGCGGTCGCCATGGCATTCAAGAAAGTTTGTAAACAGCCGGTCGATGTAATCGAGCGTCGTCGGCCGCTGCGGATGGCGGGCAATTTGCACGCGATCCCACGGCGTCAAATTGGCATACACGTCGTTTTCCAGCTTGGCGAGGCGCGCCTCCAACTTTTCGATTTCGGCCGACAAATCGACATCGGCCGTCTTCATAAACTCTTTTAGCTCTTGAATTTTGCGGCGCAGCTCGACAAGCGGCTTTTCAAATTCTAATTCCGCCACCATCCCGATTCCCCTCCTCCTGCATGGATGCGAAGCACGACCGTCAGCGTCTCTTTCAGCTCATGGCGGTGAATGACGGCATCCAACTGCCCGTGCTTTAACAAAAACTCCGCCGTCTGGAAATCTTCCGGCAGCTCTTCGCGCACCGTCTGCTCGATGACGCGGCGGCCGGCAAAACCGATCAACGCCCCCGGTTCGGCGAAGTTGTAGTCGCCAAGCGAGGCGAAACTCGCCGATACGCCGCCCGTTGTCGGATGGGTCATAACCGAAATGAACAAGCCACCGTCGCTGCTGAACCGTTTGAGCGCCGCGCTCGTTTTCGCCATTTGCATCAAGCTTAACACCCCTTCTTGCATGCGGGCGCCGCCGGAAGCGGTAAAGATGAGAAACGGCACGCCTTTATCATGCGCTTGTTCGACCGCGCGGGTGATTTTTTCACCGACGACCGATCCCATGCTGCCCATACGGAACGAGGAATCCATGACTGCGATGACGAGCGGATGGCCGTCAAGCGCCCCTTCGCCGGTGACGACCGCCTCGTTCAATCCGGATTTGCGCCGGTCTGCTTCCAGTTTCTCTATGTAACCGGGGAATCCGAGCGGGTTGACCGATGTCATGTCGGCGTCATACTCGCGAAAGCTGCCTTCATCAAGTACGCTTTCAATCCGTTCGCGCGCCGGCATTGGATGATGGTAGCCGCAGCTTAGGCAAACGCGCAAATTTTTGACCAACTCTTTTGTATACATAATTTTTTTGCATTGCGGGCATTTCGTCATGACACCTTCCGGCACTTCAGGCCTCACTTGCTCGGAAGGGAGCGACGCATACTTCTTCTTTTTGGCAAATAAGTCTTTCCACACGAGGGATCCCCTCCTTTGCGTTTTCGCCTCTCTACTACTTTATCGAAAATGAAAGCGGTTGTTTGTCAAACGGTGTCAGTTCTGTTTCGACAACGGCGAAGGCCGATGCGCCTCCCAAACGGCGACCGCCTGCGCCGGATCGCGCTTTCTCACCGCTGCTAACAGCTGGTCATAAAACGAATCGGCAAGCGGCCGGTCGGACGCAAAGGCGGAGGCAAACCCGAACAGCGCCCGCCAAATGCGGGTGAGCAAATAGTTGCCGGCCCCCTCGGCGACCGCCTGAAAAAATGACGCGAAATCAGTCGGTTTTTGATGAACGGTTTTTTCTAGTCTTTCCAACGCTTCTTCACTGCAGCGCAGGCAGGCAAGCTCAAGCAACAGCCGTTCGATCAGCCATGTCGCTTCCGCCACATCCGCTTTCGCCCGTTCATTTTCAAGCAAAAACATCGCCAACAACTCAATCAGCTGATGACCGCCGACTTCGCATAAGTAGGTCCCTTCGCCGCGCCTCGTCTCAATCAGGCCGAGAAACTCAAGCGCCCGCAGCGCCTCGCGCACCGACGAGCGGCCGACGCCGAGCCGCTCGGCCAGCTCGCGTTCTGACGGCAGCCTGTCGCCCGGGACAAGGCCATCCTCGACAACGAGACGATGGATATGCCTCAACGTCTCGGCGTACACTTTTTCATCGTTGAACGGAGACCCCTCCTTTTCCGTTTATGCCATATTCCCCACGTGGGCGGCATGCCGTCCAACCGCAGCCGGACACACTGGTCTGACCACCTAATGGTTATACGATATAATAAAATAGTGAAATAGTAAAGGGGCAGCTATTTGACGGCAATGCGCCCGGGGCCGAATAAAGCGAGCAGCCCGTCGACAAGCGGCGCCGTGGGCGTGACGGCATATTGCTCCGGCAGGCGAAGGAGCGCCCGCTTCGCTTCGTCATACAAATAAACCGGCGTAACGCCGCGCTGCTGCTCAAGCAGCCGTTTCAGCTTGGACAGTTTGGCCTCATCGCCCCAGCTCGCGTTAATATATAGCGCCGACACCGGCAAACAGCCGGCGCGGCGGATGACGAGCTGGCGTCTGCCCGCGCGCCGGTCGACTGTTCCAAAAAGCAGCACAAAGTTTCCTTCCGCCAGCTCGGCGGCGGCGCGGGCATAGACGGACGGAAAGGCGACCGCTTCCACTTCCCCGCTTTCATCGCTGATTGTCACAAACGCCATTTCCTCTCCCCGTTTTGTCCTCGTTTTCCGTTGTTCGGTCACATAGCCGCCAATAACGGCGGCCGAACCGTGCATCTCGGCAATCGGCACCGCCCGGGCCGCCTGAAACAGCGGGCGGCAGACGGCAGCCGGGTGCGGGGTGACGGAAAACCCGAGCAGCTCTTTTTCCCGTTTTCGCCGCTCAACCGGCGACAGCGGGGGGGCATCCATGTATTTCGGCTTCAGCGACAAGCCGCTCGTTCCTAAATACGGCCCGATCAACTGCACGTGTTCGACCGCCACGTCGATGCTCGCCAAAAGCGAAGCCCGCTCTCCGCCCAATTCATCAAACGCGCCGGCCCAAACGAGCGCCTCAAGCGCCGGACGCGGCAATCCTTTCGGCAACAGGCGGATGGCGAAATCAAAAAAGTCGGCGAATGGTCCATGTTTCCGGCGCTCCTCGATGATGAGCTTCGCCGCCGCGCCGACGTGTTTCATCACCGCCAGCCCGGTGCGGATCGCCTTGCCTTCGATCGCAAACCGATAGCCGCTCCGGTTGACCGATGGCGGCAGCAGCGCAATCCCTTTTCGCGCCGCTTCAAGAGCGTAAAGCGCCGTTTTTTCCCGGTCACCCGCAGCGCCTGAGAGCATGACGGCATAAAAGCAAAGCGGGTAATGGGCTTTAATATACGCCATCGCATACGACAACAGCGCGTAGCTGACCGCATGGCTCCGGTTGAAGCCATAATCGGCAAAGCGGACGATATGCCGGTACAATTCTTCGGCGGCTTCTTTCGGATAGCCGTTCGCCGCACAGCCGGCGACAAACGCTTCCCGCTGCTCAGCAAGCCGCGATTTCTCTTTTTTCGCCACCGCCCGCCGCAACACATCCGCCTGTCCAAGCGAGAATCCGGCCATGCGGGCGGCGATTTGCATAATTTGCTCCTGGTAGATCAACACCCCGTAAGTCGGCGCCAAAATCGGCGCCAGGTCGGGGTGGGGGAAGGAAACCGCTTCGTCGCCGCGCTTGCGCCGGATGTAGACCGGAATCATATTCATCGGCCCCGGACGGTACAAGGCGTTGACGGCGACCAAATCTTCCAATTCGGATGGCCGCAGTTCCGCCAGCACGCGTTTCATGCCGTTTGATTCAAGCTGAAAAATGCCGTTCGTCTCCCCGGCGCCTAGGAGCGCATACGTTTTTTCGTCGTCAAGCGGCACGCGCCGCACATCAAACGGCTTTCCTGTCTGCCGCTCGATGAGGCGCACCATTTGCCCGAGCAGCGTCAACGTGCGCAAGCCGAGAAAGTCCATTTTGAGAAGGCCGAGCGCTTCGAGCGACCCCATGGCGTATTGGGTGAGCGGCCATTCGCCATGGCTTGGCTGCAACGGCACTTGGCGTATAAGCGGTTCGGGACTGATGATGACGCCGGCGGCGTGAATCGACGTATGGCGCGGCAGCCCTTCGAGCGTTTGCGCGATATCAAGCCATTGCTTGCCGTCCGGCACCATGTCGGCGGCGCGGCGAAACGCGGTCGACTCGCCGCGCCATTGGCGGATCGTCACCCCTTGTTTGTCCGGCAAAAGCGCCACGACCCGCTCCGCCTCGCGCCCGGGAATGCCGAGCGCTTTTGCCGTCTCGCGCAGCGCCGCTTTGGCGCCGAACGTCCCAAACGTAATAATTTGCGCGACGCGGTCGCGCCCGTATTTGTCCGCCACATAGCGGATCATTTCCTCGCGCCGGTCATCGGGAAAGTCCAGATCAATATCCGGCACCGACACCCGCTCCGGATTCAAAAACCGCTCAAACAACAGGCCGTATCGGATTGGATCAACATCAGTGATGGCCAAAGCGTAGGCGACGAGCGATCCGGCCGCCGAACCGCGGCCCGGACCGGTGAGAATGCCGCGTTGGCGGGCGTAGGCGACCACATCGGCGACAATCAAAAAATAATCGCTAAAGCGCATCGCTTGAATGACGTCAAGTTCATGCCAAAGCCGCTCCCTATAACGCTCATCGGCTGCCGGCACGCGGCGGGCGAGCCCTTGTTCGCACAGACGGCGCAAATAACGGTCCGCCGTTTCCCCGTCCGGAACCGGAAACTTCGGCAGCTGCCAGCCGCCAAACGGGATGTGCAGCTCGCATTGATCGGCGATGACCACACTGTTCGCGAGCGCCTCCGGCAAGTCGGCAAACCGGCGCGCCATCTCGTCCGGCGCCGCCAAATAACGGCCGGGATCCTCCGGGATGTCGGCCAACGGCACGCCGCGCCCGATCGCCTGCAAACAGCGCCACGCCGCGGCGTCGCCGCGCTCAACATAGCGGACATCGTTCGTCGCCACGACCGGCACTCCGGCTTCTTTCGCCAGCCGCAACAGCTCCCCTTCATACGGGGCGCGCGTCCGCTCACCTCGCTCGATGGCTGTATACAAACGGCCAGGAAACAGCTGCTGGTAGCGGGCGAGCACCGTTTGCGCCCCCCGCCATTCCCCGGCGGCCAACAGCGACTCGACCCGGCCTTCCGCCCCCGGGGTGATGGCGACGATTCCATCGCTCAACCGGCGGAGGGCGTCTTCATCCACCTGTTTTTCTTCCCCCATTTGAATCATCGTGCTGATCTCGATTACATGGCGGTACCCTTCCTCATTGGCAGCCAGCAGCACAAGCGGATAGGCGCCGTCATCGCCGCTGAGGGCCACATCGGCCGTCATGCCGATGATGGGCCGGATGCCGTGGCGCCGGCATTCCCGATAAAAGGACAGAGCACCATACAGCACATTGCGGTCGGTCAACGCCAAGGCGGGGCACCCGGACTGTTTCGCCTTGGCCGCCAGCGCGTCCACGGTGGCCGTGCTTTGAAACAAACTGTAGCCGCTTGACACGTGCAAGTGAACAAACGTCATGAACAGCCCTCCCTTATTCGTCCGTTTGTGGCCGAAAACTTTTCCTTTGGCTACATACTTCGTCCCATTCGTTGATATACATAGTAAAAGATAAAGAAAGGGGCGGAAAACAAATGAACGAAAAAGTGGCCTTTTTGCCGGCGTTTATTCAAAGTTATTTCATCGCGGTCGGCGTGTTGCTCGGCGGCGCCATCATCGGGGCGCTCGGCGCTTTTTTAAGCGGCGGCCAGCCGCTGACCGCCATGTACCGGTTCGCCGGCGATTTGCGCATTTGGGCGGTCGTCGCCGCCATCGGCGGGACGTTTGATACGTTTTACGTCGTCGAGCGGGGGCTGTTTCTTGGGGAAACGAAAGATATTGTGCGGCAATTTTTGCTTATTTTGTCCGCCATGGGCGGCGCGCAAACAGGGGTCGCGATCATTACGTGGCTGACGCAGGAGCACATTTCGCCATGAGAATTCCTCCGTATTACCAATCCCCGTCATGGCAGCGCTTTTTCGCCGGCGCAGCGATCGGGGCGCTCATCAGCTGGTTTGTGTTTTTGTACATTTTCGGCGTCCTGCAAGAAAAACAAGTGCGGCACGTCAATGAGCTCAACGAGCAGATTGCCGACTTGCAAAACGAAATTCGCATTTGGCAGGAAGACTATATCCATTACAACAAAGAAATG includes the following:
- the pfkA gene encoding 6-phosphofructokinase; its protein translation is MKRIGVLTSGGDSPGMNAAIRAVVRKAIYHGVEVYGVYHGYAGLIAGNIKKLEVGDVGDIIHRGGTMLYTARCPEFKTEEGQKKGIEQLKKHGIEGLVVIGGDGSYQGAKKLTEHGFPCVGVPGTIDNDIPGTDFTIGFDTALNTVIDAIDKIRDTATSHERTYVIEVMGRHAGDIALWSGLAGGAETILIPEADYDMNDVIARLKRGHERGKKHSIIIVAEGVGSGVDFGRQIQEATGFETRVTVLGHVQRGGSPTAFDRVLASRLGARAVELLLEGKGGRCVGIQNNQLVDHDIAEALAKQHTIDQRMYLLSKELSI
- the accA gene encoding acetyl-CoA carboxylase carboxyl transferase subunit alpha yields the protein MVAELEFEKPLVELRRKIQELKEFMKTADVDLSAEIEKLEARLAKLENDVYANLTPWDRVQIARHPQRPTTLDYIDRLFTNFLECHGDRCFGDDEAIVGGIAEYDGLPVTVIGHQRGKDTKENLRRNFGMPHPEGYRKALRLMKQAEKFSRPVICFIDTKGAYPGKAAEERGQSEAIARNLFEMAGLTVPVVCIVIGEGGSGGALALGVGNHIHMLENSTYSVISPEGAAAILWKDASLAQRAAETMKITAHDLKALGVIDEIIPEVKGGAHRNADEQANEIDRVLRASLKQLLALDGEALVRQRYEKFKQMGQVSCLQETIRAR
- the accD gene encoding acetyl-CoA carboxylase, carboxyltransferase subunit beta, which codes for MWKDLFAKKKKYASLPSEQVRPEVPEGVMTKCPQCKKIMYTKELVKNLRVCLSCGYHHPMPARERIESVLDEGSFREYDADMTSVNPLGFPGYIEKLEADRRKSGLNEAVVTGEGALDGHPLVIAVMDSSFRMGSMGSVVGEKITRAVEQAHDKGVPFLIFTASGGARMQEGVLSLMQMAKTSAALKRFSSDGGLFISVMTHPTTGGVSASFASLGDYNFAEPGALIGFAGRRVIEQTVREELPEDFQTAEFLLKHGQLDAVIHRHELKETLTVVLRIHAGGGESGWWRN
- a CDS encoding FadR/GntR family transcriptional regulator, giving the protein MYAETLRHIHRLVVEDGLVPGDRLPSERELAERLGVGRSSVREALRALEFLGLIETRRGEGTYLCEVGGHQLIELLAMFLLENERAKADVAEATWLIERLLLELACLRCSEEALERLEKTVHQKPTDFASFFQAVAEGAGNYLLTRIWRALFGFASAFASDRPLADSFYDQLLAAVRKRDPAQAVAVWEAHRPSPLSKQN
- the dnaE gene encoding DNA polymerase III subunit alpha, with protein sequence MTFVHLHVSSGYSLFQSTATVDALAAKAKQSGCPALALTDRNVLYGALSFYRECRRHGIRPIIGMTADVALSGDDGAYPLVLLAANEEGYRHVIEISTMIQMGEEKQVDEDALRRLSDGIVAITPGAEGRVESLLAAGEWRGAQTVLARYQQLFPGRLYTAIERGERTRAPYEGELLRLAKEAGVPVVATNDVRYVERGDAAAWRCLQAIGRGVPLADIPEDPGRYLAAPDEMARRFADLPEALANSVVIADQCELHIPFGGWQLPKFPVPDGETADRYLRRLCEQGLARRVPAADERYRERLWHELDVIQAMRFSDYFLIVADVVAYARQRGILTGPGRGSAAGSLVAYALAITDVDPIRYGLLFERFLNPERVSVPDIDLDFPDDRREEMIRYVADKYGRDRVAQIITFGTFGAKAALRETAKALGIPGREAERVVALLPDKQGVTIRQWRGESTAFRRAADMVPDGKQWLDIAQTLEGLPRHTSIHAAGVIISPEPLIRQVPLQPSHGEWPLTQYAMGSLEALGLLKMDFLGLRTLTLLGQMVRLIERQTGKPFDVRRVPLDDEKTYALLGAGETNGIFQLESNGMKRVLAELRPSELEDLVAVNALYRPGPMNMIPVYIRRKRGDEAVSFPHPDLAPILAPTYGVLIYQEQIMQIAARMAGFSLGQADVLRRAVAKKEKSRLAEQREAFVAGCAANGYPKEAAEELYRHIVRFADYGFNRSHAVSYALLSYAMAYIKAHYPLCFYAVMLSGAAGDREKTALYALEAARKGIALLPPSVNRSGYRFAIEGKAIRTGLAVMKHVGAAAKLIIEERRKHGPFADFFDFAIRLLPKGLPRPALEALVWAGAFDELGGERASLLASIDVAVEHVQLIGPYLGTSGLSLKPKYMDAPPLSPVERRKREKELLGFSVTPHPAAVCRPLFQAARAVPIAEMHGSAAVIGGYVTEQRKTRTKRGEEMAFVTISDESGEVEAVAFPSVYARAAAELAEGNFVLLFGTVDRRAGRRQLVIRRAGCLPVSALYINASWGDEAKLSKLKRLLEQQRGVTPVYLYDEAKRALLRLPEQYAVTPTAPLVDGLLALFGPGRIAVK
- a CDS encoding YtrH family sporulation protein yields the protein MNEKVAFLPAFIQSYFIAVGVLLGGAIIGALGAFLSGGQPLTAMYRFAGDLRIWAVVAAIGGTFDTFYVVERGLFLGETKDIVRQFLLILSAMGGAQTGVAIITWLTQEHISP